GGAATCTTTATTGAGCACTCCCTTCTGGTGTGCAGATTATAGCCCAGGTCattttagcatttcatctgtcCACATTGAATCTCATCTGAGTTTTTTGGTGCATCAGTGCTATGTTTCAGATGCAAATTTGTTAACATTAATTCTCACAGGGTGATGAAAAGATATTGCCACCAATCATTTTTTGTTCACTTTGCAAAGCAGGTTTTTATCCTTTACTTTAGAGGTTATATAAAACAGGCATTGCCATTctgcagaaaagaggaggtggtaatGGGAGTTTAAGATTATTGCGCCCATGGAGATATTATATTATGTATCTTTTCTGCAGCAGGAGAAAGATTGCTGCATGCCAAATGTCTTTAGGCATTCTGCCAAGTACGCATGctaaatagtatgctaaataGATGCCTAACTGAATAAAGTGATTGCTTTCCAAAGCGAGAAGTAGGGTGACTGGCCTTTAGCCAATATCAAGTGTAATCATGAAAATATAATTAAGGCGGTAATAAAAGTAAGCACATTCCTAACTGTGAAACATCTCACAGAGAAGCTGAAATTAAATCGGTCAGATTAGGACTAGTGACATTTGACAGCTATCTTTTATCACAGACCTGAATTCTTCCCTGTGAAATAAGTATAGAGAAAGGCATACCATTTGTTTAACTGCCCCACAACATATCTCACGATGCTAGGATCGTGTTGTGCACATTGACAGAGCAGGTAGACATCACTCTGATTTATTTCACTGTTACCTGAAGCACCTTTGTACCATTTTGGGAATTAACAGTTAACCTTTTCTTTCTCTAGTGCATCAGGAAGATCATGACGCATTTGTCAGAAGGCTTGACAAACGAGACTGCATTGGAAAgcgttttatatatttttccaaACTGCACAGACTTACATATAGACTACCTAATGAAGGAATACTATCTCCCTGCCATGTACAGTGTGACCTTCCTGGTGGGATTTCCAGGCAACGCCTTTGCAATTTTTGTGTACCTCTTCAAGATGAGACCGTGGAGAAACAGCACAGTTATTATGTTTAATTTGGCTATCACAGACATGTCCTACCTAGCGAGTCTTCCTTTCTTGGTGTATTACAACGCCAACGAGGAGCACTGGAGCCTGGGAGACTTCATGTGTAAATTAGTTCGCTTCGTCTTTCACTTGAACCTGTACGGCAGCATCCTGCTGCTCACGTGCTTCAGTATCTTCCGCTATGTCGTGATTGTGCATCCCATGAAGTTCCACTCTATTCACAAGAGGAAATGGGCTGTGGTGGCCTGCTCAGCAGTTTGGATCGTAGCCCTTATGACAGTCATTCCAATGTCTTTTATGTTTACTTCAACAGAGGTACAAGGCTCTTCTGCCTGCCTGGACTTTACCAGCTCAAGCAAACTGGACAGGGTCAGGTGGTACAACTGGCTTTTGACTGTGCTTGGCTTTTTCTTGCCTCTGCTGGTTGTGACTCTGTGCTACACATCAATTATTTACAGTTTAGCCAATGGACCCTACACCCGTGATAGCTACAAAAGGAGGGCACGCACTCTTGTAGCCACTCTCTTGGTGGTCTTCTATGTGTGCTTTTTACCTTTTCACATTCTTCGGGGCATATGGATTGAAATGAGAGTACATCCAGTCAGCTGCTACTTTGAAAAGCAGATTCAAGCCATCTATATCATCTTTAGACCGATAGCTGCACTAAATACGTTTGCCAATCTAGTACTGTACACAGTTATTGGAGATAATTTCCAACAGGCTGCCTTTTCTGTTCTCAGGTACAGGCAGACTAATAATGTGCCGTACGTAGGAAACAATATTGAGGCAATCTATAGATCTTAAAAGAATgcaaatgccattgaattgtctttCCAAATGTGCCACAAGTATTGGGAAGCACTTATCTCTAACTTCTGAGAGGTTCAATCATCTCGTTAGATTCTAATTCAGGGATACTGCCATGGAAGCTGAACACTGGAAAGCAATATCatggcagatttttaaacattgcgcgcgtgctacccagcgcacacacatggatgcgcgattttataacatgtgtgcgatGGTGTGCGCACATTACAAAATGCCGGGTCAACGCACGCAAGGGAGGGGATTTTTACAGTTACACGCAGCGACGTATCGGGGTCATCCCCAgtaccctcccagtccgctccaattaaggagcagactgggagggaagttcccaaccccctagactgaactcccttccccttcacctatcctgccctccctcccgttcccaaacccccccaaagtcattaacctaccttttgcgcctgctgctggcacgcgatcccccggcatagcagcaaatggccactgtgccgggcacctctagcccccgacccccccttccccgggaccgcccctttcacaaaccccgggatttacatgcgtggccgggcctttgaaaattggcccggtgcgcgtaaggcccgggttttacgcatgtaggtgatttaaaatctggccctatattaaTTCTGAGTCTTGGTACCTTATTAATGCCTGATCCCAATTGTACTGAGTAATATTTCTCTACTATGGTAGTATGCTTTCTATATTAAAATCATCCCACCCATTACAACATCCCCAAACTCCCATCTCTCCCACAGACGAAATGTAAGTTTAACATATACCCTGTTATTTCAAAAGAAAGTTCCATACCCAGATTTAAAACAGAAATCCAACAGAGGGAAAAGATCACTTGACATATACTATTGTAAGTGACTATCTGATTCATTTGCATCATTGTCACGCTGTAGTATTTAGAACAAGCAGAAAGTCAGTCTTATTGGGGACAATTGTGAAATTGCCCAGGGAGGTTGCAGGTTCACAGGTACTTTGCAACCATCTTCCTGCAAGTGTGGGCTGGTAGGGGGAACATGGCTACTTTTATACCTAAGTATTTTGTACAAAATTCATGGAGGATTTCAACTCCATGCATTTCCCTTCTCCAAACTAACCCTGCCCACTTTTCTCTGCAGCTAACCCTAGTGATACACATGGAGTTCTGCCCATACTAAGGCAGGGCCTTCCCAAACCGGTCCTGgagatcccacagccagtcgggttttcaggatatccacaaggaatttgcatgatataaatttgcatattctAAAT
This sequence is a window from Rhinatrema bivittatum chromosome 5, aRhiBiv1.1, whole genome shotgun sequence. Protein-coding genes within it:
- the LOC115091704 gene encoding 2-oxoglutarate receptor 1-like encodes the protein MTHLSEGLTNETALESVLYIFPNCTDLHIDYLMKEYYLPAMYSVTFLVGFPGNAFAIFVYLFKMRPWRNSTVIMFNLAITDMSYLASLPFLVYYNANEEHWSLGDFMCKLVRFVFHLNLYGSILLLTCFSIFRYVVIVHPMKFHSIHKRKWAVVACSAVWIVALMTVIPMSFMFTSTEVQGSSACLDFTSSSKLDRVRWYNWLLTVLGFFLPLLVVTLCYTSIIYSLANGPYTRDSYKRRARTLVATLLVVFYVCFLPFHILRGIWIEMRVHPVSCYFEKQIQAIYIIFRPIAALNTFANLVLYTVIGDNFQQAAFSVLRYRQTNNVPYVGNNIEAIYRS